A stretch of DNA from Caldalkalibacillus salinus:
ATGGCGGATCGGGTCATCGTGATGTACGGTGGACAAGTCGTAGAAGAGGCGGCTGTCGAGGCCTTATTCGAGCATCCCCTGCATCCCTATACGATAGGGTTGTTGAATAGTATCCCAAGGATGGAAGAGGAACGGAAGCGTTTAGACCAAATCCCTGGAACAGTCCCACCTGCGCATAACTTTCCACGGGGTTGTAGATTTGCATCACGCTGTAGCCAAGCTATGCCAGAATGTACACAGGAGCCCACAACGCTCATTGAAGTGGAGCCAGAGCATAAAGTGCGTTGCGTTTTATACAAGGGTCAGGAGGAGACTAGAGGATGACAATTGAACAAGCGACAGCAGAGCAGACACCAGTCTCTGACCAATCACAAGCTACACAAGATAAATTATTAAAAGTCCAAGGTTTAAAAAAATATTTCCCTATTAAAGGCGGTCTCTTAAAACGGACGATCGGTCATGTGAAGGCAGTGGACGATATTTCTTTTGATATTTATAAAGGAGAGACGCTCGGTATCGTCGGAGAGTCGGGATCCGGAAAATCAACGCTGGGCCGCACAATCATGCGATTACTAGACCCTACCGAAGGTGAAATTTTTTTTAAAGGTCAAAACATATCTCAGCTTTCTCAGCGACAAATGAGAAAACACAGACGTGATTTACAAATGGTATTCCAAGACCCGTATGCGTCCTTAAACCAGCGTATGACCATTGGTGAGTTATTGACAGAGCCCATGTATGTACACCATATGTACACCCACCAAGAAAGACGGCAAAGAGCAGTTAAATTACTAGATACGGTTGGGTTACCGGCGGCTGCGATGCAGAAGTATCCGCATGAGTTTTCAGGTGGGCAAAGACAACGGATTGGCATTGCGCGTGCTCTATCTATTTCTCCAGACCTTATTATTGCTGATGAACCTGTATCGGCTTTAGACGTATCCGTCCAATCACAGGTGTTAAATCTCATGGCTGACTTACAAGAAGAATTTGACCTCACTTACTTATTTATTGCCCATGACCTCAGTGTGGTCAAGCACTTCAGTGATCGGGTGGGTGTGATGTATCTGGGCAAGCTGATGGAAATGGGCCCGAAGCAGTCATTGTATGCTAAGCCACTACACCCATACAGCCAGGCCCTGTTATCCGCTGTTCCGAAACCTGATCCAAAGGCAAAGCGGGAGCGTGTCATATTAAAAGGCGACTTACCTAGCCCGTCAAATCCACCATCAGGCTGTGTGTTTCGGACCCGTTGTCCTGAAGCTCACGCCAAATGTGCGGAAGTCGTTCCTTCATGGACACATATGGGGGATGGACATTACGTGGCTTGTCATTTACATCATACAGAGTCTTTTTAACCGTTGCAGGAAGGAGTATGTTTATCGTTTATATCATCTGATTATGGCTATCAGGTTTTATAATATCCATTGAAGAACATAAGGGGGTTCGCAGATTGAAGTTGACAAAAAGTATGCTGTTGTTGCTAGTTTTAATATTGTCACTAGGGACTGCTTTAGTTGCATGTAGCAATGAAACCAGTGAAACCAGTGATGAGCAAGAAGGGACTGGAGAAAAGGTAGATGGCGGTAGTGTAACATTCTCCATGTTCTCAGCACCGAACGGGGTGTTTAACCCTGTGTTGTATGAAGATGCTTATGAAGCCAACGTGTTTGAATTTATTTTTGAAGGGCTAGTAAAACTTGACAAGAACCTGGGATTTGAACCTAATTTAGCAAGAGACTGGTACTATGAAGATGATCACCAAACCTTGGTCATGGTGTTACGTGAAGATGTCCAATGGCATGACGGTGAACCATTTACGGCTGAAGATGTCAAATATACATATGATGTGATGGCACATCCGGACTATACAGGTGTCAGAAGTTACTTCGTGGAGGGTATGGTCGGCTATGAAGCCTTTAACTCAGGAGAAGTGGATGAATTTGAAGGAGTAGAAATTGTTGATGATCATCATATAAAATTCCACTTTAACGAGCCTAACGTCATGGCCTTAAGAGATGCAAGCTTTGATATAATACCGAAGCATATTTACGGTCAGTACGATGTGGCTGATTTGGCAACTGCACCTGAAACATTAGACTTTGATAAGCTTATCGGAACAGGGCCATTTAAGGCCACATCAGATTATACTGCGGGTCAATATTATACGCTAGAGCGCCATGAGCAATACTGGCAAGGCGCACCTAATCTTGATAGTGTGGTGTGGACGGTCGTCAACCAAGATGTAGCGGCTGGTATGTTGGACAGTGGAGATATTGATGTGATTACGACGCCTCAAGGGGTCCGTGCATCTGACTATGATCAGGTAGCGGGTATTGACGGTGTGACTGTACATGAAACACCAGATTTGGGCTATC
This window harbors:
- a CDS encoding ABC transporter ATP-binding protein, which gives rise to MTIEQATAEQTPVSDQSQATQDKLLKVQGLKKYFPIKGGLLKRTIGHVKAVDDISFDIYKGETLGIVGESGSGKSTLGRTIMRLLDPTEGEIFFKGQNISQLSQRQMRKHRRDLQMVFQDPYASLNQRMTIGELLTEPMYVHHMYTHQERRQRAVKLLDTVGLPAAAMQKYPHEFSGGQRQRIGIARALSISPDLIIADEPVSALDVSVQSQVLNLMADLQEEFDLTYLFIAHDLSVVKHFSDRVGVMYLGKLMEMGPKQSLYAKPLHPYSQALLSAVPKPDPKAKRERVILKGDLPSPSNPPSGCVFRTRCPEAHAKCAEVVPSWTHMGDGHYVACHLHHTESF
- a CDS encoding ABC transporter substrate-binding protein; translation: MKLTKSMLLLLVLILSLGTALVACSNETSETSDEQEGTGEKVDGGSVTFSMFSAPNGVFNPVLYEDAYEANVFEFIFEGLVKLDKNLGFEPNLARDWYYEDDHQTLVMVLREDVQWHDGEPFTAEDVKYTYDVMAHPDYTGVRSYFVEGMVGYEAFNSGEVDEFEGVEIVDDHHIKFHFNEPNVMALRDASFDIIPKHIYGQYDVADLATAPETLDFDKLIGTGPFKATSDYTAGQYYTLERHEQYWQGAPNLDSVVWTVVNQDVAAGMLDSGDIDVITTPQGVRASDYDQVAGIDGVTVHETPDLGYQHLGFKLHHRTEEDVENNVHDPDNWIPNEKLQSLELRQAIMYAIDRQGIVEGLLDGHGEVINAPFPPASWAYDDTVVNEYPHDQERAQELLASAGYEDVTGDGYLEDPNGEELVLRLDYPTGDRVREMSAPIIQEHLEAVGLNIDLRSPREAGSHFEAIRTDEEGMDLYLSGWGLATTDPDPKGIWDITASYNYTRWNDEHSQQLLDDAVTAPEAFDEEYRKEKYREWAAYVNEQVPMAFLYTSNAIFAYNSNIEGVVEGPDHIYRDIHKWYLVE